In Acidovorax sp. 106, the following proteins share a genomic window:
- a CDS encoding tripartite tricarboxylate transporter substrate binding protein: MKKLLCTLAAALTMGSAFAWPDKPVTLVVPFPPGGSTDLIARTLIPKLQDKLGGTFIVDNKAGATGTIGAGAVARSPADGHTLLVSSLGPFVIAPHLLTKVPYDALKDFDYLTVAVQAPNVLVVPASSAHKSLADVIAFQKANPNKMTFASSGNGSSDHLTAELFWLQTSTSGIHVPYRGGGPVMTDLLGAQVDASFMNINTAMPQIQAGKLKALAITSAKRSPLLPNVQTLEEAGIKDANVYSWQAIAAPRGLPADIKAKLHAAIVAGLNDPQVKPKLLELGFEIVGNTPEQFAAFQAAEFARWKSLIAARNIKAD, encoded by the coding sequence ATGAAGAAACTGCTCTGCACCCTGGCTGCGGCCCTCACCATGGGGTCGGCGTTTGCCTGGCCCGACAAGCCTGTCACCCTGGTGGTGCCGTTCCCACCCGGTGGCTCCACCGACCTGATCGCCCGCACCCTCATCCCCAAGCTGCAAGACAAGCTGGGCGGTACGTTCATTGTGGACAACAAGGCCGGTGCCACGGGCACGATCGGCGCAGGCGCTGTGGCGCGCTCTCCTGCGGACGGGCACACGCTGCTCGTTTCTTCGTTGGGCCCTTTTGTGATCGCCCCCCACCTGCTGACCAAGGTGCCCTACGACGCCCTCAAAGACTTTGACTACCTCACCGTGGCGGTGCAGGCCCCCAACGTGCTGGTGGTGCCCGCATCCTCGGCCCACAAGTCGCTGGCCGATGTGATTGCCTTTCAGAAAGCCAATCCCAACAAGATGACCTTTGCCTCCTCGGGCAACGGCAGCAGCGATCACCTCACGGCCGAGCTGTTCTGGCTGCAGACCAGCACCAGCGGCATCCACGTGCCCTACCGTGGTGGTGGCCCCGTGATGACGGACCTGTTGGGTGCGCAGGTGGATGCGTCCTTCATGAACATCAACACCGCCATGCCTCAGATCCAGGCGGGCAAGCTCAAGGCACTGGCCATCACCAGTGCCAAGCGCTCCCCCCTGCTGCCCAACGTGCAGACGCTGGAAGAAGCGGGCATCAAGGACGCCAACGTGTACTCCTGGCAAGCGATTGCCGCCCCTCGTGGCCTGCCCGCAGACATCAAGGCCAAGCTCCATGCCGCCATTGTGGCGGGGCTGAATGACCCCCAGGTCAAGCCAAAGCTGCTGGAGCTGGGCTTTGAAATCGTGGGCAACACGCCTGAGCAGTTTGCTGCCTTCCAGGCCGCAGAGTTCGCGCGCTGGAAGAGCCTGATCGCCGCACGCAACATCAAGGCCGATTGA
- a CDS encoding LysR family transcriptional regulator: MSNYNHWFIRARLKTRQLLLLVALAEEGNIHRAAQVLNMTQPAASKLLKDLEDVLEVSLFERLPRGMRPTWYGETMIRYARMALANLNQAHDELVALKSGHFGQVGVGAITSPALSLLPAAIALVKQEHPSLRIMLDIETSPVLLERLDQGKLDIVLGRLFAEHDKGNLRYEPLTEEMVCAVARPGHPLSGMSGLTLRDVVSAGWIVPPAGSVLRHRFDLMFQQDGLAPPTNTVESSALLFITRMLQQSDMVAVLALDVAQYYASHGIVTVLPLEMPCHMDAFGIITRADRLLSPAAKVMMKAIKQTSLVQYGRRLELGD; the protein is encoded by the coding sequence ATGAGCAACTACAACCACTGGTTCATTCGCGCCCGCTTGAAAACACGGCAGTTGCTGCTGCTGGTGGCGTTGGCCGAGGAGGGCAACATCCACCGGGCGGCCCAGGTGTTGAACATGACCCAGCCCGCCGCATCCAAGCTGCTCAAGGACCTGGAAGATGTGCTGGAGGTGTCGCTGTTCGAGCGCTTGCCGCGCGGCATGCGCCCCACTTGGTATGGCGAGACGATGATCCGGTACGCGCGCATGGCGCTGGCCAACCTGAACCAGGCGCACGATGAGCTGGTGGCGCTCAAGTCGGGGCACTTTGGGCAGGTGGGGGTGGGGGCCATCACGTCCCCCGCATTGAGTCTGTTGCCCGCCGCGATTGCTTTGGTCAAGCAGGAGCACCCTAGCCTTCGCATCATGCTGGACATCGAAACCAGCCCGGTGCTGCTGGAGCGGCTGGACCAGGGCAAGCTGGACATCGTGCTGGGGCGGTTGTTTGCCGAGCACGACAAGGGCAATTTGCGCTACGAGCCGTTGACCGAGGAGATGGTCTGCGCGGTGGCCCGGCCGGGGCATCCGTTGTCGGGCATGAGTGGGTTGACGCTGCGCGATGTGGTCTCGGCCGGCTGGATCGTGCCGCCTGCGGGCAGTGTGCTGCGCCACCGGTTTGACCTGATGTTCCAGCAAGACGGCCTGGCCCCGCCGACCAACACGGTGGAGTCCTCGGCCTTGTTGTTCATCACGCGCATGCTGCAGCAAAGTGACATGGTGGCGGTGTTGGCGCTGGATGTGGCGCAGTACTACGCGTCGCATGGCATCGTGACGGTGTTGCCTTTGGAGATGCCGTGCCATATGGATGCGTTCGGCATCATCACCCGGGCCGATCGGTTGTTGTCGCCAGCGGCCAAGGTGATGATGAAGGCGATCAAGCAGACGAGTCTGGTGCAGTATGGGCGGCGGTTGGAGTTGGGGGATTAA
- a CDS encoding SMP-30/gluconolactonase/LRE family protein: MPPVGAVRCVHAAGAALGEGVLWSVREQALYWVDILGRQLHRWRLGDGERAQWTFDEEISAVAERRDAPGLLVTLRRGFAWFDPATGAAPRYLHQPAEPSGNRFNDGKCDAQGRFWGGTMDFDCQQPTGALYRYDPDGQCSRHDEGFVVTNGPTWAGAAQGGHLYFNDTVQGCVYRYDFDPVRGSVSNKQLWLRLAEGDGVPDGMTTDAQGRVWIAHWGGACVSCHHPETAQELGRVHLPTSHVTNCAFGGADLQTLFISTARTGLSPEQLAAQPLAGGLFAVDVGSPGMPAHLFGG; this comes from the coding sequence ATGCCCCCTGTGGGCGCTGTGCGCTGCGTGCACGCCGCAGGGGCGGCCTTGGGTGAGGGCGTGCTGTGGTCGGTGCGCGAGCAGGCCCTGTACTGGGTCGACATCCTGGGGCGGCAGTTGCACCGCTGGCGCCTGGGCGATGGCGAACGGGCCCAATGGACGTTTGACGAAGAGATCTCGGCCGTGGCAGAGCGCCGCGATGCCCCGGGTTTGCTGGTCACCCTGCGCCGGGGCTTCGCCTGGTTTGACCCGGCCACGGGCGCCGCACCGCGCTATCTGCACCAGCCTGCCGAGCCATCTGGCAACCGCTTCAACGATGGCAAGTGCGACGCCCAGGGCCGGTTCTGGGGCGGCACCATGGACTTTGACTGCCAACAACCCACGGGCGCGCTGTATCGCTACGACCCCGACGGACAGTGCTCGCGGCACGACGAAGGCTTTGTCGTCACCAACGGCCCCACCTGGGCCGGGGCGGCGCAGGGTGGGCACCTGTACTTCAACGACACGGTGCAGGGCTGCGTGTACCGCTACGACTTCGATCCCGTGCGCGGCAGCGTGTCGAACAAGCAACTGTGGCTGCGCCTTGCCGAGGGCGATGGCGTACCCGATGGCATGACCACCGATGCCCAGGGCCGCGTGTGGATTGCGCACTGGGGCGGCGCCTGCGTCAGCTGCCACCACCCCGAGACAGCGCAAGAGCTGGGGCGTGTGCACCTGCCCACCAGCCACGTCACCAACTGCGCCTTTGGCGGCGCAGACCTGCAGACGCTGTTCATCTCCACCGCCCGCACGGGCCTGTCGCCAGAGCAGTTGGCCGCGCAGCCTTTGGCTGGTGGCCTGTTTGCCGTGGATGTAGGCAGCCCCGGCATGCCTGCGCATTTGTTTGGTGGATAG
- a CDS encoding SDR family NAD(P)-dependent oxidoreductase, translated as MARFPSLNGRSVFVTGGGSGIGAAIVTAFAEQGAKVAFIDVAQEASERLVQQLTDAGLPRPWWRACDVKDIAALQAAIHDAAAALGDFSALVNNVASDDRHSLESVTPDYYDERIAINERPAFFAIQAAVPGMRRLGAGSIINLGSTGWQGKGTGYPCYAIAKSSVNGLTRGLAKTLGQDRIRINTVSPGWVMTERQIKLWLDAEGEKELARNQCLPDKLQPHDIARMVLFLASDDAAMCTAQEFKVDAGWV; from the coding sequence ATGGCACGCTTTCCCAGCCTGAACGGCCGCAGCGTCTTCGTCACCGGCGGCGGCAGTGGCATTGGGGCGGCCATCGTGACGGCCTTTGCAGAGCAAGGGGCCAAAGTGGCCTTCATCGACGTGGCCCAGGAGGCCAGTGAACGGCTGGTGCAGCAATTGACCGACGCAGGCCTGCCCCGGCCGTGGTGGCGTGCCTGCGATGTCAAGGACATTGCAGCCCTGCAGGCCGCCATCCACGATGCAGCGGCGGCCCTGGGCGATTTCTCGGCCCTGGTGAACAACGTGGCCAGCGACGACCGGCACAGCCTGGAGTCGGTGACCCCCGACTACTACGACGAGCGCATCGCCATCAACGAGCGCCCCGCGTTCTTCGCCATCCAGGCGGCGGTGCCCGGTATGCGGCGGCTGGGGGCAGGTTCGATCATCAACCTGGGCTCGACCGGCTGGCAAGGCAAGGGCACAGGCTACCCGTGCTACGCCATTGCCAAGTCGTCGGTGAACGGGCTGACCCGGGGGCTGGCCAAGACGCTGGGGCAAGACCGCATTCGCATCAACACGGTGTCGCCGGGCTGGGTGATGACAGAGCGCCAGATCAAGCTGTGGCTGGATGCGGAGGGCGAGAAGGAGCTGGCGCGCAACCAGTGTCTGCCCGACAAGCTGCAGCCGCATGACATCGCCCGCATGGTGTTGTTTCTGGCATCGGACGATGCGGCCATGTGCACGGCGCAGGAGTTCAAGGTGGATGCTGGGTGGGTTTGA
- the garD gene encoding galactarate dehydratase, with protein sequence MSETPPSETLKPMTIRMHESDNVAIVANDGGLPAGITLPEGLTLRDKVPQGHKVALVDLPAGGAVLRYGVPIGYAIDAIAAGSWVHERLLNMPEARELDDLPMATTRGVMQPALEGFTFEGYRNADGSVGTRNILAITQTVQCVAGVTDFAVQRIKSELLPKYPNVDDVVALAHGYGCGVAIDAPDAIIPIRTLRNISSNPNFGGEVMVVSLGCEKLQPERLLPPGSIPLVDERSNTPAALDVVCLQDEAHVGFMSMVESILRQAETHLKRLNARRRETVPASELVVGVQCGGSDAFSGVTANPAVGFCTDLLVRAGASVMFSETTEVRDGIAQLTARATTPEVAQAMVREMAWYDAYLQRGSVDRSANTTPGNKKGGLSNIVEKAMGSIVKSGSAPIANVLSPGEKLQAKGLTYAATPASDFICGTLQLAAGMNLHVFTTGRGTPYGLAECPVIKVATRSDLARRWHDLMDVNAGTIAEGSATIEQVGWELFHLMLDVASGRKKTWAEQWKLHNALVLFNPAPVT encoded by the coding sequence ATGTCCGAAACCCCACCCTCAGAGACACTGAAGCCCATGACCATCCGGATGCACGAGAGCGACAACGTTGCCATCGTGGCCAACGATGGCGGCCTGCCTGCCGGCATCACGCTGCCTGAAGGCCTGACCTTGCGTGACAAGGTGCCCCAAGGGCACAAGGTAGCGTTGGTGGACCTGCCCGCTGGCGGGGCCGTGCTGCGCTACGGTGTCCCCATCGGCTACGCCATCGACGCCATCGCAGCAGGCAGTTGGGTGCATGAGCGTCTGCTGAACATGCCCGAGGCGCGCGAACTGGACGACCTGCCTATGGCGACCACCCGGGGCGTCATGCAGCCCGCGCTAGAGGGCTTCACCTTCGAGGGCTACCGCAACGCCGATGGCTCGGTGGGCACGCGCAACATTCTGGCCATCACCCAGACCGTGCAGTGCGTGGCGGGCGTGACGGACTTTGCCGTGCAACGCATCAAATCAGAGCTGCTGCCCAAGTACCCGAACGTGGACGACGTGGTAGCACTGGCGCATGGCTACGGCTGCGGTGTGGCCATTGACGCGCCCGACGCGATCATCCCGATCCGCACCCTGCGCAACATCAGCTCCAACCCCAACTTTGGCGGCGAGGTGATGGTGGTGAGCCTGGGCTGCGAAAAGCTGCAGCCCGAGCGCCTGCTGCCTCCGGGCTCTATCCCCCTGGTGGACGAGCGCAGCAACACCCCTGCCGCACTGGACGTGGTGTGCCTGCAAGACGAAGCCCATGTCGGCTTCATGTCGATGGTGGAATCCATCCTGCGCCAGGCCGAAACCCACCTCAAGCGCCTGAACGCCCGCCGCCGCGAAACCGTGCCCGCCAGCGAACTGGTGGTGGGCGTGCAGTGCGGCGGCAGCGATGCGTTCTCCGGCGTTACCGCCAACCCGGCCGTGGGCTTTTGCACCGACCTGCTGGTGCGCGCAGGCGCCAGCGTGATGTTCTCTGAGACCACCGAGGTGCGCGACGGCATTGCCCAGCTCACCGCCCGCGCTACCACCCCCGAGGTGGCCCAGGCCATGGTGCGTGAAATGGCTTGGTACGACGCCTACCTGCAGCGCGGCAGCGTGGACCGCAGTGCCAACACCACCCCCGGTAACAAAAAAGGGGGCCTGTCCAACATCGTGGAAAAGGCCATGGGCTCCATCGTCAAGTCTGGCTCGGCCCCCATCGCCAACGTACTCTCTCCCGGCGAAAAGCTGCAAGCCAAGGGCCTGACCTATGCGGCCACACCGGCCAGTGACTTCATTTGCGGCACGCTGCAACTGGCCGCTGGCATGAATCTGCACGTTTTCACCACCGGGCGCGGAACGCCCTACGGCCTGGCCGAGTGCCCCGTCATCAAAGTGGCCACCCGCAGTGACCTGGCCCGGCGCTGGCACGACCTGATGGACGTGAACGCAGGCACCATTGCCGAAGGCTCTGCCACCATCGAGCAGGTGGGCTGGGAGCTGTTCCACCTGATGCTGGACGTGGCCAGTGGCCGCAAGAAGACCTGGGCAGAGCAGTGGAAGCTGCACAACGCGCTGGTCTTGTTCAACCCGGCGCCAGTGACCTGA
- a CDS encoding aldose 1-epimerase produces the protein MISASNPASHPVVWLHHADQHLGLVPTLGGSVAAWQMDHAASPEGRLNLWRPWDGAAADLYQMASFAMVPWSNRISGGGFAQGGQFQPMQPNRAGEPYPIHGDGWLQPWDGRQVGDDTLEMSLRSERFQGNPYDYEAVQTFRLVPGGLDQQVLVRHRGAEPMPYGLGLHPWFLRTPRTRISAPVASVWLCGDDPIPVRQTADFPPGWDLSAGISAHGDLIDNAYTGWGGTAQIDWPEWGVRLQAHMPDFAQDGEAGQHYCLIYRPPQGSAFCFEPITQPIDAFHLPGQPGLRVLAAGEALRLSVQWRFGPLAAAQ, from the coding sequence ATGATCTCTGCATCCAACCCAGCCTCCCACCCCGTCGTCTGGCTGCACCATGCCGACCAGCACCTGGGCCTGGTACCTACCTTGGGCGGCAGCGTCGCTGCCTGGCAAATGGACCATGCGGCCAGCCCCGAGGGGCGGTTGAACCTGTGGCGCCCCTGGGATGGCGCTGCGGCGGACCTGTACCAGATGGCCTCGTTTGCGATGGTGCCCTGGTCCAACCGCATCAGCGGCGGCGGCTTTGCGCAGGGGGGGCAGTTCCAGCCGATGCAGCCCAACCGGGCGGGCGAGCCGTATCCCATCCATGGCGATGGCTGGCTGCAGCCCTGGGATGGGCGCCAGGTGGGGGACGACACGCTGGAGATGTCGCTGCGCTCTGAGCGCTTCCAGGGCAACCCTTATGACTACGAGGCCGTGCAGACCTTCCGCTTGGTGCCCGGCGGGCTGGACCAGCAGGTGCTGGTGCGCCACCGGGGTGCAGAGCCCATGCCCTATGGCCTGGGTTTGCACCCCTGGTTTTTGCGCACCCCGCGCACACGCATCAGCGCCCCGGTGGCCTCGGTGTGGCTGTGTGGGGACGACCCCATCCCCGTGCGCCAGACGGCAGATTTCCCGCCTGGGTGGGACTTGAGTGCCGGCATCTCGGCCCATGGCGATTTGATCGACAACGCCTACACCGGCTGGGGCGGCACGGCGCAAATCGATTGGCCCGAGTGGGGCGTGCGGCTGCAGGCGCACATGCCGGACTTTGCGCAAGACGGTGAGGCAGGGCAGCACTACTGCCTGATTTACCGGCCACCCCAAGGCTCGGCGTTTTGCTTTGAGCCCATCACCCAGCCCATTGATGCTTTTCATCTGCCCGGCCAGCCAGGCCTGCGGGTGCTGGCGGCGGGTGAGGCGCTGCGGCTGAGCGTGCAATGGCGGTTTGGGCCGCTGGCCGCCGCACAGTGA
- a CDS encoding LacI family DNA-binding transcriptional regulator — protein sequence MTEKDNPKRSRRSSGAITLRDVAKLAGVAPITASRVLNTPDQVSEEVRQRVLDAVQRTGYVPNRMAGGLASARSRLIAAVVPSTVMSVFMETIESLNSTLFDAGYQLMLGQSGYSAAREELLLEAIIGRRPDGIFLTGIMGAGKGRTRLVASGIPVVETWDLTPTPIDMLVGFSHLDIGRAVARFFMERGRKRFALVTADDERAGRRAAAFSEAVVQAGLPPVTTISVGAQRSLRSGRDALGRLLQQCPEVDAVFCSSDLLALGVVTEARARQLSVPGQLAIMGFGDVPFVADLLPALSTVHINGAHIGHLAARYLIDCAEGRPVDHKVVEVDFSIVERDTT from the coding sequence ATGACAGAAAAAGACAACCCCAAGCGTTCCCGCCGCAGCAGCGGGGCCATCACCCTGCGTGACGTGGCCAAGCTGGCGGGGGTGGCGCCCATCACCGCATCGCGCGTGCTCAACACGCCAGACCAGGTGTCTGAAGAGGTGCGCCAGCGTGTGCTCGATGCCGTGCAGCGCACGGGCTATGTGCCCAACCGCATGGCAGGGGGGCTGGCCTCGGCCCGCAGCCGCCTGATTGCGGCCGTGGTGCCCAGCACGGTGATGTCGGTGTTTATGGAAACCATTGAGTCCCTCAACAGCACCCTGTTCGATGCGGGCTACCAGCTCATGCTGGGCCAGTCGGGGTACTCAGCCGCACGGGAGGAGTTGCTGCTGGAGGCCATCATCGGCCGCCGCCCCGATGGCATTTTTCTCACCGGCATCATGGGTGCGGGCAAGGGGCGCACGCGGTTGGTGGCGTCGGGCATTCCGGTGGTCGAGACCTGGGACCTCACCCCCACCCCCATCGACATGTTGGTGGGTTTTTCTCACCTGGACATTGGTCGGGCCGTGGCGCGCTTCTTCATGGAGCGGGGGCGCAAGCGCTTCGCGCTGGTGACGGCCGACGATGAGCGGGCAGGGCGTCGCGCCGCCGCATTTTCAGAGGCTGTGGTGCAGGCGGGGCTGCCGCCAGTCACCACCATCAGTGTGGGGGCGCAGCGTTCGCTGCGCAGCGGCCGCGATGCCCTGGGGCGCCTGCTGCAGCAATGCCCTGAGGTGGATGCCGTGTTCTGCAGCTCTGATCTGCTGGCGCTGGGCGTGGTCACAGAAGCCCGTGCCCGCCAGTTGTCTGTGCCTGGCCAGCTGGCCATCATGGGCTTTGGCGATGTGCCTTTCGTGGCCGACCTGCTGCCCGCCTTGAGCACGGTGCACATCAATGGCGCACACATCGGTCATCTGGCAGCACGCTACCTGATCGACTGCGCCGAAGGGCGTCCGGTGGACCACAAGGTGGTCGAAGTGGACTTCTCCATCGTAGAGCGCGATACCACCTGA
- a CDS encoding SMP-30/gluconolactonase/LRE family protein: MQPSIQKPRRQFLKAAAGTGLAVLGSGALAQSFDFKPNQRYPDPAVQILDPSFAKYRIYSSTVEQVATGMRWAEGPVYFPEDGGYVLVSDIPNNRLMKYSERDGSFTVFRQPANWANGNVRDRQGRLITCEHSVTRRVVRTEKGGRLTVLADSYEGKKLNAPNDIVVKSDDTVWFTDPLFGINGEWEGSRAKPEQATTNVYRIGTDGKLTAVITDIVNPNGLAFSPDEKKLYVVEWKGTPNRSIWSYDVNADGTVGNKTKLIDAADQGALDGFKVDRDGNLWCGWGSNGALQTEALDQGGRKVFQLKGKPEELDGVMVFNPQGKALAHIRLPERCANLCFGGPKNNRLYMASSHSLYALYVEAHGAV, from the coding sequence ATGCAACCATCGATCCAGAAACCGCGCCGTCAATTCCTCAAGGCGGCGGCAGGCACCGGGCTGGCCGTTTTGGGCTCAGGGGCTCTGGCACAGTCTTTCGACTTCAAACCCAACCAGCGCTACCCCGATCCCGCCGTTCAGATCCTGGACCCCAGCTTCGCCAAATACCGCATCTACAGCAGCACGGTGGAGCAGGTCGCCACCGGCATGCGCTGGGCCGAAGGGCCTGTGTACTTCCCAGAGGACGGGGGCTACGTGCTCGTCAGCGATATCCCCAACAACCGCCTCATGAAGTACAGCGAGCGCGACGGCAGCTTCACGGTGTTCCGCCAGCCTGCCAACTGGGCCAATGGCAATGTGCGTGACCGCCAGGGGCGCCTCATCACTTGCGAGCACTCCGTCACACGCCGTGTGGTGCGCACCGAAAAGGGCGGGCGCCTCACGGTGTTGGCCGACAGCTACGAGGGCAAGAAGCTCAACGCGCCCAACGACATTGTGGTCAAGTCGGACGACACCGTCTGGTTCACCGACCCCCTGTTCGGCATCAACGGCGAGTGGGAAGGTTCCCGCGCCAAGCCAGAGCAAGCCACGACCAATGTCTACCGCATTGGCACCGATGGCAAGCTGACGGCGGTCATCACCGACATCGTCAACCCCAACGGCCTGGCCTTCTCGCCCGATGAGAAGAAGCTGTACGTTGTGGAGTGGAAGGGCACGCCCAACCGCAGCATCTGGAGCTATGACGTCAACGCCGATGGCACCGTAGGCAACAAGACCAAGCTGATCGACGCCGCTGACCAAGGAGCCCTGGACGGCTTCAAGGTGGACCGAGACGGCAACCTGTGGTGCGGCTGGGGCAGCAACGGCGCTTTGCAGACCGAAGCATTGGACCAAGGCGGCCGCAAGGTCTTCCAGCTCAAGGGCAAGCCCGAGGAACTGGACGGCGTCATGGTCTTCAACCCGCAAGGCAAGGCCTTGGCCCATATCCGCTTGCCTGAGCGCTGCGCCAACCTGTGCTTTGGCGGCCCCAAGAACAACCGCCTGTATATGGCCAGCAGTCATTCGTTGTACGCGCTGTACGTCGAGGCCCACGGCGCGGTGTGA
- the gudD gene encoding glucarate dehydratase, producing MSNASTPLVTELRVIPVAGRDSMLLNLSGAHAPFFTRNILVLTDSSGHTGVGEVPGGEKIRQTLEDARALVVGQPIGSYQSVLQRVQQSFADRDAGGRGLQTFDLRTTIHAVTAVESALLDLLGQHLEVPVAALLGEGQQRTSVEMLGYLFYIGDREQTDLPYVTDPGADNDWFRLRHEKAMNAQAIVRLAEAARERYGFNDFKLKGGVLRGDDEVEAVTALHERFPDARVTLDPNGGWLLKEAIRLGQKMRGVVAYAEDPCGAEDGFSGREVMAEFRRATGLPTATNMVATDWRQFTHALSLQSVDIPLADPHFWTMAGSVRVAQTCRDWGLTWGSHSNNHFDISLAMFTHVGAAAPGRVTAIDTHWIWQDGQRLTKDPLQIVGGHVQVPQKPGLGVELDMVEVEKAHQLYLQHGLGARDDAIAMQYLIPGWKFNHKMPCMVR from the coding sequence ATGTCCAACGCATCTACTCCCCTTGTTACCGAACTCCGTGTGATTCCTGTGGCTGGCCGCGACAGCATGCTGCTGAACCTCAGCGGCGCGCATGCCCCGTTTTTCACGCGCAACATCCTGGTTCTCACGGACAGCTCGGGGCACACCGGGGTGGGGGAGGTGCCTGGTGGCGAGAAGATTCGCCAAACTCTGGAAGACGCCCGTGCACTGGTGGTGGGGCAACCCATTGGTTCTTACCAAAGCGTTTTGCAGCGCGTGCAGCAGAGCTTTGCCGACCGCGATGCAGGTGGCCGTGGCTTGCAGACCTTTGACTTGCGCACCACCATCCATGCTGTGACGGCGGTGGAATCGGCCCTGCTGGACTTGCTGGGTCAGCACCTGGAGGTGCCGGTGGCCGCCCTGCTGGGCGAGGGGCAGCAGCGTACCTCGGTGGAAATGCTGGGCTATCTCTTCTACATCGGTGACCGCGAACAGACCGATCTGCCGTATGTGACCGATCCCGGCGCAGACAACGACTGGTTCCGCCTGCGCCACGAAAAGGCGATGAACGCCCAGGCCATCGTGCGCCTGGCCGAAGCGGCGCGCGAGCGCTATGGCTTCAACGACTTCAAGCTCAAGGGCGGCGTGCTGCGTGGCGACGATGAAGTAGAGGCCGTGACGGCGCTGCACGAGCGCTTTCCCGATGCCCGCGTGACGCTGGACCCCAATGGCGGCTGGCTCCTCAAGGAGGCGATCCGCCTGGGCCAGAAAATGCGCGGTGTGGTGGCCTATGCCGAAGACCCCTGCGGCGCCGAAGACGGCTTCAGCGGCCGCGAGGTGATGGCCGAATTCCGCCGCGCCACTGGCCTGCCCACGGCCACCAACATGGTGGCCACCGACTGGCGCCAGTTCACCCACGCGCTGTCGCTGCAGAGCGTGGACATCCCGCTGGCCGATCCGCATTTTTGGACCATGGCGGGCTCCGTGCGCGTGGCGCAGACCTGCCGTGACTGGGGCCTGACCTGGGGTTCGCACTCCAACAACCACTTCGATATTTCGCTGGCCATGTTCACGCATGTGGGTGCCGCAGCGCCGGGCCGCGTCACGGCCATCGACACCCACTGGATCTGGCAAGACGGCCAGCGCCTGACCAAGGACCCACTGCAGATCGTGGGCGGCCACGTGCAAGTGCCCCAGAAGCCGGGCCTGGGCGTGGAGCTGGACATGGTCGAAGTGGAAAAGGCCCACCAGCTGTACCTGCAGCATGGCCTGGGTGCGCGCGACGATGCCATCGCCATGCAGTACCTGATCCCGGGCTGGAAGTTCAACCACAAGATGCCCTGCATGGTGCGTTGA